A region of Myxococcus stipitatus DSM 14675 DNA encodes the following proteins:
- a CDS encoding CheR family methyltransferase, whose protein sequence is MRVGPWSHEGFPSILALVEERAGLAPPSCPASAEEGISRAMARAGVTDFDVYRMHIDSDPAAMDDLLTELTIGETYFFRTPEHFEYLRRDILPALREQQGAGYNARLWSAGCSSGEEAYSMAALLMNEGWGNNMAVFATDVSRTALARARRAHYGEWSLRGPWAERMRAYLRPEGRQYVLSPEVKQHVRFSYLNLALDTWPSPDSGIWRLDVVFCRNVLIYFNNFTIEGVARRLHASLREGGVLFTGPSDPPLGGLAPLEPVLTEWGVLYRRLPHGTTVAVPDVLSLGEPVSPRPLVAPVPAPPVSPVSTRPPVAAPPGPPPRAPSRAPEKKPPEAPEGAPRRPSSVEIGAARAALERGDWHEAATRLGALDMNPETAAVAVRAIANLDTQAAIYASGEAASRHPLVPDLRYLEALLLLGQGRLPDAERAVRQALYLEPTLAVAWLVLGRVLNQLGDTSGALKALREAEVLCDALPADSLPPLAEGERASDLGRAARDERIRLELTMIEGKAP, encoded by the coding sequence GTGAGAGTCGGGCCCTGGAGCCATGAGGGCTTCCCCTCCATCCTCGCGCTCGTCGAGGAGCGCGCGGGCCTGGCTCCGCCCAGCTGCCCCGCCTCCGCCGAGGAAGGCATCTCCCGCGCCATGGCGCGCGCCGGGGTCACCGACTTCGACGTGTATCGCATGCACATCGACTCCGACCCGGCGGCGATGGATGACCTGCTCACCGAGCTGACCATCGGCGAGACGTACTTCTTCCGCACCCCCGAGCACTTCGAGTACCTGCGCCGCGACATCCTCCCCGCCCTCCGCGAGCAGCAAGGCGCCGGCTACAACGCGCGCCTGTGGAGCGCGGGGTGCTCCTCCGGCGAGGAGGCCTACTCCATGGCCGCCCTGCTGATGAACGAGGGCTGGGGCAACAACATGGCGGTGTTCGCCACCGACGTGTCGCGCACCGCGCTCGCCCGGGCCCGCCGCGCCCACTATGGCGAGTGGTCCCTGCGGGGCCCCTGGGCCGAGCGCATGCGCGCCTACCTCCGCCCCGAGGGACGCCAGTACGTGCTGTCTCCCGAGGTGAAGCAGCACGTGCGCTTCAGCTACCTGAACCTCGCGCTCGACACGTGGCCTTCTCCCGACTCCGGCATCTGGAGGCTCGACGTCGTCTTCTGTCGGAACGTGCTCATCTACTTCAACAACTTCACCATCGAGGGCGTGGCTCGCAGGCTTCATGCGTCGCTGCGTGAAGGGGGGGTGCTGTTCACGGGCCCCTCGGACCCGCCGCTGGGGGGACTCGCGCCGCTGGAGCCCGTCCTCACCGAATGGGGCGTGCTCTATCGCCGCCTCCCTCACGGCACCACCGTGGCGGTCCCCGATGTCCTGTCGCTGGGTGAGCCCGTGAGCCCGCGCCCGTTGGTGGCTCCCGTGCCCGCTCCGCCGGTCTCGCCCGTGAGCACGCGCCCCCCTGTCGCCGCCCCGCCGGGGCCTCCGCCGCGTGCACCCAGCCGTGCTCCCGAGAAGAAGCCTCCGGAGGCTCCCGAAGGCGCGCCTCGGCGTCCGAGCTCCGTCGAGATTGGCGCGGCTCGCGCGGCACTGGAGCGCGGTGACTGGCACGAAGCCGCGACCCGGCTGGGCGCCCTGGACATGAACCCGGAGACGGCCGCCGTCGCCGTGCGCGCCATCGCGAACCTGGACACCCAGGCCGCCATCTACGCCAGCGGGGAGGCGGCTTCCCGGCATCCCCTGGTGCCCGACCTTCGCTACCTCGAGGCCCTTCTCCTGCTGGGACAAGGGCGGCTCCCCGACGCGGAGCGCGCCGTCCGTCAGGCGCTGTATCTGGAGCCGACCCTCGCGGTGGCGTGGCTGGTGTTGGGGCGTGTGTTGAATCAGCTCGGCGACACCTCCGGCGCGCTCAAGGCCCTGCGCGAGGCGGAGGTCCTCTGTGATGCCCTCCCCGCGGATTCCCTCCCGCCGCTCGCGGAAGGAGAGCGCGCCAGTGACCTGGGCCGCGCGGCCCGCGACGAGCGCATCCGCCTGGAGCTCACGATGATTGAAGGCAAGGCTCCGTGA
- a CDS encoding chemotaxis protein CheW — protein sequence MVGSRGIDWEEVHARLASLEASREAEGTLTPEAQAALLDARARALSRPPAPEVAPGTLREMIRFRAGGQLYALESRFVLEVIRSTDVVPLPGAPPALRGLTLLRGEVLPVVELAPLFGREPVDSNGPLLVLGTGRAELGVRTEEVQEVTQVSSQELLPAPVALADTAGALVFAADRAGTLLLEGEALLGDSRLVFDLSDEGVA from the coding sequence ATGGTGGGCTCGCGTGGCATCGACTGGGAGGAGGTCCACGCGCGACTGGCCTCGCTCGAGGCCTCTCGTGAAGCGGAGGGCACGCTGACCCCCGAGGCGCAGGCCGCGCTGCTGGATGCCCGGGCCCGCGCGTTGAGCCGGCCTCCCGCCCCCGAGGTCGCCCCCGGCACCCTGCGCGAGATGATTCGCTTCCGCGCGGGAGGACAGCTCTACGCCCTGGAGTCGCGCTTCGTGCTGGAAGTCATCCGCTCGACAGACGTGGTCCCGCTGCCGGGGGCGCCTCCCGCGCTGCGCGGGCTCACGCTCCTGCGCGGAGAGGTCCTCCCCGTGGTGGAGCTGGCGCCGCTCTTCGGCCGGGAGCCCGTGGACAGCAACGGCCCCCTGCTGGTGCTGGGAACGGGGCGCGCCGAGCTGGGCGTGCGCACCGAAGAGGTCCAGGAGGTCACCCAGGTGTCGAGCCAGGAACTGTTGCCCGCGCCGGTGGCGCTGGCGGACACCGCGGGGGCGCTGGTGTTCGCCGCCGACAGAGCAGGAACCCTGCTGCTGGAGGGAGAGGCCCTGCTGGGTGACAGTCGCCTCGTGTTCGACCTGTCCGACGAGGGCGTCGCATGA
- a CDS encoding methyl-accepting chemotaxis protein → MNIGNRIAVGFGLSLLVLLVLATVSFQGARQLTETTQGLLKAHENFRLVRELRALLIDAETGQRGFLLTGEESYLEPYQQAVSTLQQDQNLLRDALAIYPDQRNRLVRLEPLIVSRLALLEEGIRLRRQGGLEASLPVIRSNRGKNLMDQIRDVINEMLADEQERWTEHADEARATSLQIKWVLSVCTVLGVLIVAVGSYLVTRSITVPLRQLVVGAEQLGLGHSNHRIPLKGRDEMAELARAFNEMAERRQQAEAHIAKQSEQRDHTLRTVAEFVNQLASTSAEILASTTEQVAGAQEQGSAVTETVSTIEEITKTSEEAAGRARDVSNSARHAEEVGRTGRRAVEEAVTSMSVLREQVESVASRILALAEQAQAIGDIITTVNDISEQTHMLALNASIEASRAGENGRGFAVVATEVKALADQSKKATGQVRQILGQIQKATHGAVMTTEESTKSVASSTRIVSEAGATIQALSDLLAQASLTAAQIAASANQQATGIAQIRQAMHDVNQATQQGLMSSRQTERAMQDINGMGQKLKNLLDEYGR, encoded by the coding sequence ATGAACATCGGCAACCGCATCGCGGTCGGCTTCGGACTCTCCCTGCTCGTGCTGCTGGTCCTGGCGACCGTGTCCTTCCAAGGCGCGCGGCAGCTCACGGAGACGACGCAAGGACTGCTCAAGGCCCATGAGAACTTCCGACTGGTCCGCGAGCTGCGCGCGCTGCTCATCGACGCGGAGACCGGCCAGCGAGGCTTCCTCCTCACGGGTGAGGAGTCCTACCTGGAGCCCTACCAACAGGCCGTCTCCACGCTCCAGCAGGACCAGAACCTGCTGCGCGACGCGCTGGCCATCTACCCCGACCAGCGCAACCGCCTGGTGCGCCTGGAGCCGCTCATCGTGAGCCGGCTGGCGTTGCTCGAGGAGGGCATCCGCCTGCGCCGCCAGGGCGGGCTGGAGGCCTCGCTGCCCGTCATCCGGAGCAACCGGGGCAAGAACCTCATGGACCAGATTCGCGACGTCATCAACGAGATGCTCGCGGATGAGCAGGAGCGGTGGACCGAGCACGCCGATGAGGCCCGAGCCACCTCGCTGCAAATCAAGTGGGTGTTGTCCGTCTGCACCGTGCTGGGGGTGCTCATCGTCGCCGTGGGCAGCTATCTGGTGACTCGCAGCATCACCGTCCCGCTGCGCCAGTTGGTGGTGGGCGCGGAGCAGCTGGGCCTGGGACATTCCAATCACCGCATCCCGTTGAAGGGGCGCGATGAGATGGCGGAGCTGGCGCGCGCCTTCAACGAGATGGCGGAGCGCCGCCAGCAGGCGGAGGCGCACATCGCCAAGCAGTCCGAGCAGCGCGACCACACGCTGCGGACGGTGGCGGAGTTCGTCAATCAGCTCGCGAGCACCAGCGCGGAGATTCTCGCGAGCACGACGGAGCAGGTCGCGGGGGCGCAGGAGCAGGGCAGCGCGGTGACGGAGACGGTGAGCACCATCGAGGAGATCACCAAGACGTCCGAGGAGGCCGCGGGGCGGGCTCGGGATGTCAGCAACTCCGCTCGGCACGCGGAGGAGGTGGGGCGCACGGGGCGTCGCGCGGTGGAGGAGGCCGTCACGTCCATGAGCGTGCTGCGCGAGCAGGTGGAGTCGGTGGCCTCGCGCATCCTGGCGCTGGCGGAGCAGGCGCAGGCCATTGGCGACATCATCACCACGGTCAATGACATCTCCGAGCAGACCCACATGCTCGCGCTCAATGCCTCCATCGAGGCGAGCCGCGCGGGGGAGAACGGCCGAGGCTTCGCCGTGGTCGCCACGGAGGTGAAGGCGCTCGCGGACCAGTCCAAGAAGGCCACGGGACAGGTGCGGCAGATTCTGGGGCAGATTCAGAAGGCCACGCATGGCGCGGTGATGACGACGGAGGAGAGCACCAAGAGCGTGGCCTCGAGTACGCGCATCGTCTCCGAGGCGGGGGCCACCATCCAGGCGTTGAGCGACCTGCTGGCGCAGGCGTCCCTCACGGCCGCGCAGATTGCCGCGTCCGCGAATCAGCAGGCCACGGGCATCGCGCAGATTCGACAGGCGATGCATGACGTGAACCAGGCGACGCAGCAGGGGTTGATGTCCTCGCGGCAGACGGAGCGGGCGATGCAGGACATCAACGGCATGGGGCAGAAGCTCAAGAACCTGTTGGATGAGTACGGGCGCTGA
- a CDS encoding hybrid sensor histidine kinase/response regulator, with amino-acid sequence MDRDRLAQALLATFLEELEGHVASLNRDLLALEREQDATRSGELVASLLRTLHSVKGAARAASALLVETACHRLEEVLEPLRDGRGGTPELFELCFTAVDALDDAGRRLATKQELTGSPLENMLPELRRAADAALGLPSAPAEQASEAESPRAGGPGDEASASEPPAPGTAHTRDEEASSRTREPSGGRAVQAPSTEASHTRGPDAAEEPTIARDAKTSRPPGPFAEAPVQSGDAPTRASSPTSPPVRATSTSPSEPTSNGLTPQETTLPVRVSAQKLDALLARSGELRVAALRLEGRTDALETIREELARVRDAVHGTEGEAALRRAETELARVTRDLSADRRTLDGVATGMDDEVRRARTLPFLEGLSGLERAARDVARSEGKKVRLDILGGSLELDRSLLQSLREPLLHLVRNAVAHGLESPEERLRADKPDEGRVTLSARLHGSRVEVTVEDDGRGLDLAALRARALAQGLDVPEDDEDAARLAFHSGLSTSSRITEVAGRGVGLDVVRAEVEALRGTVEVSTQPGQGTRFTLDVPLTLSTLRVLLVSAGGQILALASEGVARLVRLSPDEVREIEGRPTWVSQDALVPLAALADVLGLPAGPARQRRGAVVLAAGTARAALVVDDVLAEQEALVRALGPRVRRARHVSAAAVLPDGRLSLLLNPASLVRAAGGRPASALFPTPAAKRKRRRIILADDSPTTRALEQSILEGAGYDVLPCADGAEAWERLQAGGADAMVLDVEMPRMDGVTLTETIRAAPRFARLPVVLVTARGRPEDKARGLKAGASAYLVKSAFDPTSLLETLRRLL; translated from the coding sequence ATGGACCGCGACAGGCTGGCGCAGGCGCTGCTCGCCACGTTCCTCGAGGAGCTGGAGGGGCATGTGGCGTCGCTCAATCGCGACCTGCTCGCGCTGGAGCGGGAGCAGGATGCGACGCGCTCGGGGGAGCTGGTGGCGTCGCTGCTGCGCACGTTGCATAGCGTGAAGGGGGCGGCGCGGGCGGCGAGTGCGTTGCTGGTGGAGACGGCGTGTCATCGGCTGGAGGAGGTGCTGGAGCCGCTGCGCGATGGGCGGGGCGGGACGCCGGAGCTGTTCGAGCTGTGTTTCACGGCGGTGGATGCGCTGGATGATGCGGGGCGGAGGCTCGCGACGAAGCAGGAGCTGACGGGCTCTCCGCTGGAGAACATGCTGCCGGAGCTGCGACGGGCCGCGGATGCGGCGCTCGGACTGCCGTCAGCGCCAGCGGAGCAGGCTTCCGAAGCGGAGTCACCCCGCGCAGGAGGGCCGGGAGACGAAGCCTCTGCGTCGGAGCCACCTGCTCCGGGAACCGCTCACACTCGAGACGAGGAGGCATCCTCACGAACTCGCGAGCCTTCGGGCGGGCGCGCGGTGCAGGCCCCTTCAACCGAGGCGTCTCACACCCGAGGCCCCGACGCAGCGGAAGAACCCACCATCGCACGCGACGCGAAGACCTCCCGCCCACCAGGCCCTTTCGCTGAAGCGCCCGTGCAGTCCGGCGACGCCCCCACACGCGCATCGAGCCCCACCTCCCCGCCCGTTCGCGCGACAAGCACATCCCCCTCCGAGCCCACGTCCAACGGTCTCACACCCCAGGAGACCACCCTCCCCGTTCGCGTCTCCGCGCAGAAGCTCGACGCCCTCCTCGCTCGCAGCGGCGAGCTGCGCGTCGCCGCGCTCCGACTCGAAGGACGGACTGACGCCCTGGAGACCATCCGCGAGGAACTGGCTCGCGTCCGTGACGCCGTCCACGGCACCGAAGGCGAAGCCGCACTCCGCCGCGCGGAGACCGAACTCGCACGCGTGACACGAGACCTCTCCGCCGACCGTAGGACCCTCGACGGCGTCGCCACCGGCATGGACGACGAGGTCCGCCGCGCCCGCACCCTCCCCTTCCTCGAAGGTCTCTCCGGCCTCGAACGCGCCGCACGCGACGTCGCCCGCTCCGAGGGCAAGAAGGTCCGCCTCGACATCCTCGGCGGCTCTCTCGAGCTCGACCGCTCCCTCCTCCAATCCCTGCGCGAGCCCCTCCTCCACCTCGTCCGCAACGCCGTCGCCCACGGCCTCGAATCCCCCGAGGAGCGCCTCCGCGCCGACAAGCCCGACGAGGGTCGCGTCACCCTCTCCGCCCGCCTCCACGGCAGCCGCGTCGAAGTCACCGTGGAGGACGACGGCCGAGGGCTCGACCTCGCCGCCCTGCGCGCACGCGCCCTCGCCCAGGGCCTCGACGTCCCCGAGGACGACGAGGACGCCGCGCGCCTCGCCTTCCACTCCGGCCTCTCCACCTCCTCCCGCATCACCGAAGTCGCCGGCCGAGGCGTCGGCCTCGACGTCGTCCGCGCCGAAGTCGAAGCCCTCCGAGGCACCGTCGAGGTCTCCACCCAACCTGGACAAGGCACCCGCTTCACACTCGACGTCCCCCTCACCCTCAGCACCCTGCGCGTCCTCCTCGTGTCCGCCGGAGGACAAATCCTGGCCCTCGCCAGTGAAGGCGTCGCGCGACTCGTCCGCCTCTCCCCCGACGAGGTCCGCGAAATCGAAGGTCGCCCCACGTGGGTGTCCCAGGACGCGCTGGTGCCGCTCGCCGCCCTGGCGGATGTCCTCGGGCTCCCCGCCGGGCCCGCCCGACAACGCCGAGGCGCCGTCGTCCTCGCCGCGGGCACCGCACGCGCCGCGCTCGTCGTGGATGACGTGCTGGCCGAGCAGGAAGCCCTCGTCCGCGCGCTCGGCCCTCGCGTCCGCCGCGCCCGCCATGTCTCCGCGGCGGCGGTGCTGCCAGACGGCCGCCTGTCACTCCTCCTCAACCCCGCCTCCCTCGTCCGCGCCGCGGGCGGGCGTCCGGCCTCGGCGCTGTTCCCCACCCCGGCGGCGAAGCGGAAGCGGCGGCGCATCATCCTGGCGGACGACTCGCCCACCACCCGCGCGCTGGAGCAGAGCATCCTGGAAGGCGCCGGCTACGACGTGCTGCCTTGCGCGGACGGCGCCGAGGCCTGGGAGCGCCTCCAGGCAGGCGGCGCCGACGCCATGGTCCTGGACGTGGAGATGCCTCGCATGGACGGCGTCACCCTCACGGAAACCATCCGAGCCGCACCCCGCTTCGCCCGGCTCCCCGTGGTGCTCGTCACCGCCCGAGGCCGCCCCGAGGACAAGGCCCGCGGGCTGAAAGCCGGGGCCAGTGCCTATCTTGTGAAGAGCGCATTCGACCCGACCAGCCTGCTGGAGACCTTGAGACGATTGCTATGA
- the cheB gene encoding chemotaxis-specific protein-glutamate methyltransferase CheB, whose product MTTRTEPMRIVVAEDSPTARRLLVEILRADPGLTVVGEARDGVEAVELTQRLRPHLVTMDIQMPRMDGLEATRRIMTEAPTPIVVVSTLVERDIQTSMTALRAGALAVLQKPVGPESPDFDAESRRLRDTLKAMAEVKVVRRWPDRGPSPTSPARPPARKDIPLRAAVVALAASTGGPAALFQLLSELPPDFPAPLLVVQHIAIGFSQGLASWLATAGPLPVQVAEEGTLLLPGHVYLAPDDRHLGVLDGRAQVSKAAPVNGFRPSATWLFRSVARSHGREALAVVLTGMGQDGLEGIRELRDAGGRVLAQDEASSVVFGMPGVVVSAGLANEVVSLTDLPARLSLAVWASTQPS is encoded by the coding sequence ATGACGACGAGGACCGAACCCATGCGCATCGTGGTGGCCGAGGACTCCCCCACCGCCCGCCGTCTCCTGGTGGAAATCCTCCGCGCCGACCCAGGCCTCACCGTCGTCGGCGAAGCCCGCGACGGCGTGGAGGCCGTGGAGCTCACCCAACGGCTGCGGCCCCACCTGGTGACGATGGACATCCAGATGCCGCGCATGGATGGACTCGAGGCCACCCGCCGCATCATGACGGAGGCCCCCACGCCCATCGTCGTCGTGTCGACACTGGTGGAGCGCGACATCCAGACCTCCATGACCGCGCTGCGCGCCGGAGCGCTCGCCGTCCTCCAGAAGCCCGTGGGCCCGGAGTCCCCGGACTTCGACGCGGAGAGCCGCCGCCTGCGCGACACCCTCAAGGCCATGGCCGAGGTGAAGGTCGTCCGACGCTGGCCGGACCGAGGCCCCTCCCCCACCTCACCCGCACGTCCCCCCGCGCGCAAGGACATCCCCCTGCGCGCGGCGGTGGTCGCGCTGGCCGCCTCCACCGGAGGCCCCGCCGCCCTCTTCCAGCTCCTGTCGGAGCTCCCTCCTGACTTCCCCGCGCCGCTGCTCGTGGTGCAGCACATCGCCATCGGCTTCAGCCAGGGCCTGGCCTCCTGGCTGGCCACCGCGGGCCCGCTCCCCGTGCAAGTCGCGGAGGAAGGGACGCTGCTCCTGCCAGGCCATGTCTACCTCGCGCCCGATGACCGGCACCTGGGCGTCCTGGATGGACGGGCCCAGGTCTCCAAGGCCGCGCCCGTCAACGGCTTCCGTCCCTCCGCGACGTGGCTGTTCCGCTCCGTGGCGCGCTCGCACGGACGCGAGGCCCTGGCCGTGGTCCTCACCGGCATGGGCCAGGATGGACTGGAGGGCATCCGCGAGCTGCGCGACGCAGGAGGCCGCGTGCTGGCGCAGGACGAGGCGTCCTCCGTCGTCTTCGGCATGCCCGGCGTCGTGGTGAGCGCGGGGCTGGCCAACGAGGTCGTCTCGCTGACGGACCTGCCCGCGCGCCTGTCGCTCGCTGTCTGGGCAAGCACGCAGCCGTCCTGA
- a CDS encoding ATP-binding protein: protein MSETLAPFASAFEALPDPAYVLDAQGRILTCSTAGARAFGRGPESLTGLHWSELGIPAEDIARLEAARALTLARGCCVTEELPWPVDTGLRRHSVVLTPLPDGTVLVTARPLTEAEAVYSRALELEQASRAEVEQAERRRSFLYQAMTTLFTHPPDPHGMYTLLAHLAVPDLADWCLVDALEQGPWVSRVAVACLDPTQRERAGDLPDRIELHDDAPVGLLRVLRTGEPELVPAVTDSLLRAAASEPAHPALLLTLQARSYMIVPLRARGHTLGAVTFVSSGSGRRYGPEDLALAEDLCLRASLAIDNARLVGESRRAARAREDLLAVVSHDLKNPLGVVQLGAALLARGPGAKPGGEVVAKQATRIQDATDRMSRLISDLLDWGRLEAGGLPLDLREHSMTALLTEATESIRPLAEAKGLHLYTQPPEDDVRVRCDRTRVLQVLGNLMGNAVKFTPSGGDLEVGASVRDGLVCIHVRDTGDGIAAEALPHIFDRYWQARDATSRGTGLGLAIAKGLVEAHGGHIHARSTRGEGSTFAFTLPLVGVSTAPHSTRSRPRLDA, encoded by the coding sequence ATGAGTGAGACCTTGGCACCCTTCGCATCCGCCTTCGAGGCGCTCCCCGACCCGGCCTATGTCCTGGACGCCCAGGGCCGCATCCTCACGTGCAGCACCGCCGGAGCGCGGGCCTTCGGACGAGGCCCCGAGTCCCTGACCGGGCTCCACTGGAGTGAGCTGGGCATTCCCGCCGAGGACATCGCGAGGCTGGAGGCCGCTCGGGCCCTGACGCTGGCGCGCGGCTGCTGCGTCACGGAGGAGCTGCCCTGGCCCGTGGACACCGGCCTGCGCCGTCACTCGGTGGTGCTCACCCCGCTGCCGGACGGCACCGTGCTCGTGACGGCGAGGCCCCTCACGGAAGCAGAGGCGGTGTACTCGCGCGCGCTGGAGCTGGAGCAGGCCTCCCGCGCGGAGGTCGAGCAGGCGGAGCGACGGCGCTCGTTCCTCTACCAGGCGATGACGACGCTGTTCACCCATCCGCCGGACCCTCACGGCATGTACACGCTCCTGGCGCACCTGGCGGTGCCGGACCTGGCGGACTGGTGCCTGGTGGATGCGCTGGAGCAAGGCCCGTGGGTGTCGCGCGTGGCGGTGGCGTGCCTGGACCCGACGCAGCGCGAGCGCGCGGGCGACCTCCCCGACCGCATCGAGCTGCATGATGACGCCCCCGTGGGACTGCTGCGCGTGCTGCGCACCGGAGAGCCGGAGCTGGTGCCCGCGGTGACGGACTCGCTCTTGCGCGCGGCGGCGTCGGAGCCCGCGCACCCGGCGCTGCTGCTCACGCTGCAAGCCCGCTCGTACATGATTGTACCCCTGCGCGCGCGCGGCCACACGCTGGGCGCCGTCACCTTCGTGTCGTCCGGCTCGGGCCGACGGTATGGACCGGAGGACCTGGCGCTGGCGGAGGACCTCTGTCTGCGCGCGAGCCTCGCCATCGACAACGCGCGGCTCGTGGGGGAATCGCGCCGGGCCGCACGCGCGCGCGAGGACCTGCTGGCCGTCGTGTCGCACGACCTGAAGAACCCGCTGGGCGTGGTGCAGTTGGGCGCGGCGCTGCTGGCGCGAGGCCCTGGCGCGAAGCCCGGGGGCGAGGTGGTGGCGAAGCAGGCCACGCGCATCCAGGACGCGACGGACCGCATGTCGCGCCTCATCTCGGACCTGCTGGACTGGGGGCGGCTGGAGGCCGGGGGGCTGCCGCTGGACTTGCGGGAGCACTCGATGACGGCGCTCCTCACGGAGGCCACCGAGTCCATCCGCCCGCTGGCCGAGGCCAAGGGCCTGCACCTCTACACGCAGCCGCCCGAGGACGACGTGCGCGTGCGCTGCGACCGGACGCGGGTGCTCCAGGTGCTGGGCAACCTCATGGGCAACGCGGTGAAGTTCACGCCGTCGGGGGGAGACCTGGAGGTGGGCGCGTCCGTGCGCGACGGCCTGGTGTGCATCCACGTGCGGGACACCGGGGACGGCATCGCCGCGGAGGCGCTGCCCCACATCTTCGACCGGTACTGGCAGGCGCGCGACGCGACCAGTCGAGGCACGGGGCTGGGGCTCGCCATCGCCAAGGGGCTGGTGGAGGCACACGGGGGGCACATCCACGCGCGCAGCACCCGGGGGGAGGGCAGCACCTTCGCCTTCACCCTCCCGCTGGTGGGCGTGTCCACCGCACCGCACTCCACGCGCTCCCGTCCACGTCTGGACGCCTGA
- a CDS encoding potassium/proton antiporter, whose amino-acid sequence MLTTEPLPTAFLLTVCGALLALSVLFSRASGRFGIPVALLFLGVGMAAGSDGPGGIDFDNYGFAFRLGTVALVLILFDGGLNTPLSAIHSALKPASVLATVGVILTAALMGAAAHYLFDFSWTQALLLGAIVSSTDAAAVFSVLRGSGLHLKRRVGTTLELESGLNDPMAVILTTGLTHTLASGKPPGWELATEALVQMVVGTGMGLAIGYGARHLLKRLRLRVAGLYPVMTLALAFLAFGLPTLLHGSGFLAVYIVGILLGNETIRYRTGLLRVHDALAWLSQVLMFLVLGLLVYPRNLVEVAGVGLGMGLILAFVARPIAVLLCLAPFRFPLGEIVYTGWVGLRGAVPIILATFPVLSNTAGSRDIFNIVFFIVVVNGLIPGATVPWVTRKLGLAARVPEPPQAVLEIASTQLLKGELSSFYIDKASAVTGERLADLPFPPGSAAMLLVRGQELLAPKGDTVFQPGDHVYVFGHAEDLPLLRLLFGQQEDE is encoded by the coding sequence ATGCTCACCACGGAGCCGCTCCCCACCGCCTTCCTGCTCACCGTCTGCGGCGCGCTGCTCGCGTTGAGCGTGTTGTTCAGCCGGGCCTCCGGCCGCTTCGGCATCCCCGTCGCGCTCCTGTTCCTGGGCGTGGGCATGGCGGCGGGCTCCGACGGGCCCGGCGGCATCGACTTCGACAACTACGGCTTCGCCTTCCGGCTGGGCACGGTGGCGCTGGTGCTCATCCTGTTCGACGGAGGCCTCAACACGCCGCTGTCCGCCATCCACTCCGCGCTGAAGCCGGCGTCGGTGCTGGCGACGGTGGGCGTCATCCTCACCGCGGCGTTGATGGGCGCGGCGGCGCACTACCTCTTCGACTTCAGCTGGACGCAGGCCCTGCTGCTGGGCGCCATCGTCTCCTCCACGGACGCGGCGGCGGTGTTCTCCGTGCTGCGAGGCAGCGGGCTGCACCTGAAGCGCCGGGTGGGCACCACGCTGGAATTGGAGTCGGGGCTCAACGACCCCATGGCCGTCATCCTCACCACGGGCCTCACGCACACCCTGGCGAGCGGGAAGCCTCCGGGCTGGGAGTTGGCGACGGAGGCGCTGGTACAGATGGTGGTGGGCACGGGCATGGGCCTGGCCATCGGCTATGGCGCGCGACACCTGCTCAAGCGGCTGCGGCTGCGCGTGGCGGGGCTGTACCCGGTGATGACGCTGGCCTTGGCGTTCCTGGCTTTCGGCCTGCCCACGCTCCTGCACGGCAGCGGCTTTCTCGCCGTGTACATCGTGGGAATCCTGCTGGGCAACGAGACCATCCGCTACCGCACGGGCCTGCTGCGCGTGCATGACGCGCTGGCGTGGCTGTCCCAGGTGTTGATGTTCCTGGTGCTGGGGTTGCTGGTGTATCCGCGCAACCTGGTGGAGGTGGCGGGCGTGGGGCTGGGCATGGGCCTCATCCTCGCCTTCGTGGCGCGCCCCATCGCGGTGCTGCTGTGCCTGGCGCCCTTCCGCTTCCCGCTGGGGGAGATTGTCTACACGGGCTGGGTGGGCCTGCGCGGCGCGGTGCCCATCATCCTGGCCACCTTCCCCGTGCTGTCGAACACGGCGGGCTCACGGGACATCTTCAACATCGTGTTCTTCATCGTGGTGGTGAACGGGCTGATTCCCGGCGCCACCGTGCCGTGGGTGACGCGCAAGCTGGGCCTCGCCGCGCGCGTGCCCGAGCCACCGCAGGCGGTGCTCGAGATCGCCTCCACCCAGCTCCTCAAGGGCGAGCTGAGCTCGTTCTACATCGACAAGGCCTCCGCGGTGACGGGCGAGCGGCTGGCGGACCTGCCCTTCCCTCCAGGCTCCGCGGCGATGCTGCTGGTGCGAGGCCAGGAGCTGCTCGCGCCCAAGGGCGACACCGTGTTCCAGCCCGGGGACCACGTGTATGTCTTTGGCCACGCGGAGGACCTGCCGCTCCTGCGCCTCTTGTTCGGACAGCAGGAGGACGAGTAG